From the Rhodococcus sp. NBC_00297 genome, one window contains:
- a CDS encoding ArsR/SmtB family transcription factor, which yields MSELEARVAALEARVAALEGDPRQTAASTGGLVSYSGDVHLAGDVTWSIEYVPDAVLDLPPDRAVEVLAALGHPVRLAVVRALLRGPAVAADLQAAVGLSSVGQLYHHLKTLTSARIVEQHGRGDYRLAARTVVPALVLMLASADIAGELR from the coding sequence GTGAGCGAGCTGGAGGCACGCGTCGCAGCCCTGGAGGCTCGGGTCGCGGCGCTCGAGGGGGACCCCCGACAGACGGCGGCGTCCACCGGGGGCCTCGTGTCCTACTCGGGTGACGTCCATCTGGCCGGCGACGTCACCTGGTCCATCGAGTACGTGCCCGACGCCGTGCTCGATCTTCCTCCCGACCGGGCGGTCGAGGTGCTGGCGGCGCTCGGCCACCCTGTGAGGCTCGCCGTGGTCCGCGCACTGTTGCGCGGTCCCGCGGTCGCCGCCGATCTGCAGGCGGCGGTGGGACTGTCGTCCGTCGGTCAGCTCTATCACCATCTGAAAACCCTCACGTCGGCGCGGATCGTCGAGCAGCACGGCCGGGGCGACTACCGGCTCGCCGCACGCACCGTCGTGCCCGCGCTGGTGCTGATGCTCGCCTCGGCCGACATCGCCGGAGAACTTCGCTGA
- a CDS encoding glycosyltransferase family 39 protein — protein MTTLLTAPEDHVHDGAPRPVRTRWEPWAAAALILGTAVAYLVNLSSNGWANSFYSAAVQAGSQSWEAFFFGSSDAANSITVDKPPMSLWLMELSVRVFGLNSWAILVPQVLLGAASVTLLWRTVRRQWGPAAGLLAGLVLALTPVAALMFRFNNPDALLVLLMIAAVWAMMRAVETGRTRWLVVVGTMVGLGFLTKQLQVMLVVPPLALTYLLAGPVSLRRRILQLCAALGAMIVSAGWWIAVVELWPASSRPWIGGSQNNSILELTLGYNGLGRLNGEETGSVTPGGGGGGGGMWGETGILRMFDASQGGQIAWLVPAALILGIAAIVLRGRAPRTDQRRAALIVWGLWLLVTGLTFSFMAGIFHSYYTVALAPAVAALVGMGSVALWRARERLVARIVLAATVVATVVTSWILLSRSASFVPWLKVVVVLVGVLAVVGLLVPRLTRGRLAAVTVLAAVIAGLAGPTAYAANTIATPHQGSIVTAGPNTGGGFGRGGMDGGRGMRDGGAGRMPAGGQAPTGAPGQLPGGAAQMPGGADGGGGMGGLLDGSTPSAEMVALLEENSDSYTWVAAAIGSNAASGYQLATEDPVMPIGGFNGSDPSPTLAEFQQYVADGEIHWFIAGGGMGGGASGTSAEISEWVTATFTAQTVDGVTLYDLTA, from the coding sequence GTGACCACCCTCCTCACCGCCCCGGAAGATCACGTGCACGACGGGGCTCCGCGCCCGGTCCGTACTCGTTGGGAACCATGGGCCGCTGCGGCCCTGATCCTGGGAACTGCTGTCGCCTACCTCGTGAACCTGAGCAGCAACGGATGGGCCAACTCCTTCTACTCCGCTGCGGTGCAGGCGGGTTCGCAGTCCTGGGAGGCGTTCTTCTTCGGCTCCTCCGATGCCGCGAACTCCATCACCGTCGACAAGCCGCCGATGTCGCTGTGGCTCATGGAACTGTCCGTCCGGGTGTTCGGGCTGAACTCGTGGGCGATCCTCGTGCCTCAGGTCCTGCTGGGTGCCGCCTCCGTGACGCTGCTGTGGCGCACCGTACGGCGACAGTGGGGACCGGCCGCCGGACTGCTCGCAGGACTGGTTCTCGCGCTGACTCCCGTGGCGGCACTGATGTTCCGTTTCAACAACCCCGATGCGCTGCTGGTGCTGCTCATGATCGCGGCGGTGTGGGCGATGATGCGGGCTGTCGAGACCGGTCGCACCCGGTGGCTCGTGGTCGTCGGCACGATGGTCGGACTCGGCTTCCTGACCAAGCAGCTGCAGGTCATGCTGGTGGTTCCCCCTCTGGCGCTGACGTACCTCCTGGCCGGGCCTGTGTCGCTGCGACGGCGCATCCTGCAGTTGTGTGCCGCGCTGGGCGCGATGATCGTGTCGGCCGGATGGTGGATCGCCGTCGTGGAACTCTGGCCGGCGTCGTCGCGGCCGTGGATCGGTGGGTCGCAGAACAACTCGATCCTCGAACTGACGCTGGGATACAACGGTCTCGGTCGGCTCAACGGTGAGGAGACCGGTTCGGTCACGCCCGGCGGCGGCGGTGGTGGCGGCGGAATGTGGGGGGAGACGGGCATCCTGCGGATGTTCGACGCCTCGCAGGGCGGTCAGATCGCCTGGCTCGTTCCCGCTGCGCTGATTCTGGGAATCGCGGCGATCGTGCTGCGCGGCAGGGCTCCTCGTACCGACCAGCGGCGCGCTGCGCTGATCGTCTGGGGACTGTGGCTCCTGGTCACCGGGCTGACGTTCAGCTTCATGGCCGGCATCTTCCACTCGTACTACACCGTGGCGCTGGCGCCGGCGGTCGCGGCGCTGGTGGGCATGGGCAGCGTGGCGCTCTGGCGGGCCCGCGAGCGCCTCGTCGCACGCATCGTTCTCGCCGCGACGGTGGTCGCGACCGTGGTGACGTCCTGGATCCTGTTGTCCCGCAGCGCATCCTTCGTTCCGTGGCTGAAGGTCGTCGTCGTGCTGGTCGGTGTGCTCGCGGTCGTGGGGCTGCTCGTTCCGCGGCTGACTCGCGGCAGGCTCGCCGCGGTCACGGTTCTGGCGGCGGTGATCGCGGGTCTCGCAGGACCGACCGCCTACGCCGCGAACACCATCGCGACACCGCATCAGGGCTCCATCGTCACGGCCGGGCCGAACACCGGTGGCGGCTTCGGGCGTGGCGGCATGGACGGCGGGCGCGGCATGCGCGACGGCGGTGCCGGCCGGATGCCCGCCGGGGGACAGGCGCCGACGGGTGCGCCCGGTCAGCTCCCGGGTGGCGCCGCGCAGATGCCGGGTGGCGCGGACGGTGGCGGCGGCATGGGCGGGTTGCTCGATGGCAGTACTCCGAGCGCCGAGATGGTCGCCCTGCTCGAGGAGAACTCGGACTCGTACACCTGGGTCGCCGCGGCGATCGGGTCCAATGCCGCGTCGGGCTACCAGTTGGCGACCGAGGACCCGGTGATGCCGATCGGTGGTTTCAACGGCAGCGATCCCTCCCCGACGCTGGCCGAGTTCCAGCAGTACGTCGCTGACGGTGAGATCCACTGGTTCATCGCGGGCGGCGGTATGGGAGGCGGTGCGTCCGGTACCTCGGCGGAGATCAGCGAGTGGGTCACCGCGACCTTCACCGCCCAGACCGTGGACGGCGTGACACTGTACGACCTCACCGCCTGA
- a CDS encoding bifunctional glycosyltransferase family 2/GtrA family protein: MTTNSVVEREGRRPAGDGREGRRPAGDGREGRGPGPGRGREPGPGGGAARTVTVELVVPVYNEEAALEACVRRLHAFLRADVPWSTVITVADNASTDATRSIAERLARELDGVSVRHLDDKGRGRALKAAWTESEADIVAYMDVDLSTDLGALVPLLAPLASGHSDLAIGSRLASSSRVVRGAKREFISRTYNVLLRTGLRTRFSDAQCGFKAARTEVVRELLPLIEDTGWFFDTELLVLAERVGLRIHEVPVDWVDDPDSSVDIVDTALADLKGCWRVGRALATGALPIADLRLSLGRGPLSSTASTTEVSELRGVPVGMIGQLVRFALVGVASTVAYAVLYLILHTILGAQGANFVALLVTAVLNTAANRAFTFGVRGSDGAAAHHLQGLAVFAFGWLVTAGSLVALHEWAPGASKHVELLVLVLANLVATVTRFVALRWVFRAASSARTRQMESTS, from the coding sequence ATGACAACCAACTCAGTGGTGGAGCGGGAAGGCCGGAGGCCGGCCGGTGACGGGCGGGAAGGCCGGAGGCCGGCCGGTGACGGGCGGGAAGGCCGTGGGCCCGGGCCCGGGCGCGGGCGGGAGCCGGGGCCGGGTGGGGGTGCGGCGCGGACGGTGACCGTCGAGCTCGTGGTGCCCGTGTACAACGAGGAGGCCGCGCTCGAAGCCTGTGTCCGCAGGCTGCACGCCTTCCTGCGGGCCGACGTTCCCTGGTCGACGGTGATCACCGTCGCCGACAACGCGAGCACGGACGCGACACGGTCGATCGCCGAGCGCCTCGCCCGGGAGCTCGACGGTGTCTCGGTGCGACATCTGGACGACAAGGGTCGCGGTCGCGCGCTCAAGGCGGCGTGGACGGAGTCGGAGGCCGACATCGTCGCGTACATGGACGTCGACCTGTCGACGGATCTCGGTGCACTCGTGCCCCTCCTGGCTCCGCTGGCATCGGGCCATTCCGATCTCGCGATCGGGTCCCGGCTCGCCTCGTCCTCGCGGGTGGTGCGAGGGGCGAAGCGAGAGTTCATCTCCCGCACCTACAACGTCCTCCTTCGCACGGGTCTGCGGACCAGATTCTCCGACGCTCAGTGCGGGTTCAAGGCCGCGCGCACCGAGGTCGTCCGGGAACTGCTTCCGCTGATCGAGGACACCGGGTGGTTCTTCGACACCGAACTGCTCGTCCTCGCGGAGCGTGTCGGTCTCCGCATTCACGAGGTGCCCGTCGACTGGGTCGACGATCCCGACTCGAGCGTGGACATCGTCGACACCGCACTGGCCGATCTGAAGGGCTGCTGGCGCGTCGGGCGTGCGCTCGCGACCGGCGCCCTCCCGATCGCGGACCTGCGTCTCAGCCTGGGTCGTGGACCCCTGTCGTCCACCGCCTCCACCACCGAGGTCTCCGAACTGAGGGGAGTGCCCGTCGGCATGATCGGTCAACTGGTGCGGTTCGCGCTCGTCGGCGTCGCCAGCACTGTCGCCTACGCGGTGCTGTACCTGATCCTGCACACGATCCTCGGCGCGCAGGGCGCCAACTTCGTCGCGCTCCTCGTCACCGCAGTGCTGAACACCGCCGCCAACAGAGCCTTCACATTCGGGGTCCGAGGCTCCGACGGGGCTGCGGCGCATCATCTTCAGGGTCTCGCGGTGTTCGCCTTCGGGTGGCTCGTCACCGCCGGTTCTCTCGTCGCTCTGCACGAGTGGGCTCCGGGTGCGTCCAAGCACGTCGAGCTCCTCGTTCTCGTTCTCGCCAACCTGGTCGCCACCGTGACGCGCTTCGTCGCGCTGCGCTGGGTCTTCCGGGCCGCATCCTCCGCCCGCACTCGTCAGATGGAGTCCACCTCGTGA
- a CDS encoding HIT family protein, translating to MTSVFSAIIAGDIPGRFVWEDDDVVGFLTIAPVTQGHTLIVPRAEIDQWQDVDPTTFGSLTSVAQTVGKAVRSAFDAPRAGLLIAGLEVPHLHLHVFPAFDMADFDISGADTSPSPESLDEAQEKITAALTALGHGQHVPRR from the coding sequence ATGACATCCGTGTTCAGCGCAATCATCGCCGGCGACATCCCGGGCCGCTTCGTGTGGGAGGACGACGACGTCGTCGGGTTCCTCACCATCGCCCCGGTCACGCAGGGTCACACCCTGATCGTCCCGCGAGCCGAGATCGATCAGTGGCAGGACGTCGATCCCACGACCTTCGGCTCGCTCACGTCTGTCGCTCAGACCGTCGGCAAGGCCGTCCGGTCGGCGTTCGACGCCCCTCGGGCGGGTCTGCTGATCGCCGGTCTCGAGGTGCCGCACCTGCATCTGCACGTGTTCCCGGCCTTCGACATGGCGGACTTCGACATCTCCGGCGCCGACACCTCCCCGTCGCCCGAGTCGTTGGACGAGGCGCAGGAGAAGATCACCGCAGCGCTCACGGCACTCGGCCACGGGCAGCACGTCCCCCGTCGCTGA
- a CDS encoding LysR family transcriptional regulator ArgP encodes MQSDQLEALRAVVDDGTFEAAARSLHITPSAVSQRIKALELRVGAVLVSRTKPVMPTESGVVLLRLARQIQTLTDGAVRELRTADDVARVSLAVNSDSLATWVLPALAPLAGSVILDIHREDQDHTAELLRGGTVTAAITSVDTPVRGCTSTRLGSMRYRPCASPSFVTRFLDDGVTPDALARAHVVVFDEKDALQDRYLSRHGVSASVPPRHLVPSSTEYARAVHLGFGWGMLPDQQRGGLDVVELDDTVIDVALHWQQWTLSSPALDTVAAAIVGAARAVLGRPISDGGRAARGRVP; translated from the coding sequence ATGCAGTCGGACCAGCTCGAGGCTCTGCGTGCCGTCGTCGACGACGGCACGTTCGAAGCGGCTGCGCGGTCGCTGCACATCACACCGTCGGCGGTGAGTCAGCGCATCAAAGCGCTGGAACTGCGGGTCGGTGCCGTTCTCGTCTCGCGCACGAAGCCCGTGATGCCGACCGAGTCGGGCGTCGTGCTGCTCCGGCTCGCCCGGCAGATCCAGACTCTGACCGACGGCGCCGTGCGGGAGTTGCGCACCGCGGACGACGTCGCTCGGGTGTCGCTGGCCGTCAACTCGGATTCCCTGGCCACGTGGGTGTTGCCGGCGCTCGCGCCACTGGCGGGCTCCGTGATCCTCGACATCCATCGAGAGGATCAGGACCACACCGCCGAACTCCTCCGCGGTGGAACGGTGACGGCGGCGATCACGTCCGTGGACACACCTGTGCGCGGCTGTACCTCGACCAGGCTCGGCTCGATGCGGTACCGCCCCTGCGCGTCTCCGTCGTTCGTGACTCGATTCCTGGACGACGGCGTCACTCCGGACGCCCTGGCCCGAGCCCACGTCGTGGTGTTCGACGAGAAGGACGCGCTGCAGGATCGCTACCTCTCGCGACACGGCGTGTCCGCGTCGGTGCCGCCGCGACACCTGGTGCCGTCGTCCACCGAGTACGCGCGTGCCGTGCATCTGGGCTTCGGCTGGGGCATGCTGCCGGACCAGCAGCGCGGCGGACTCGACGTCGTCGAACTCGACGACACCGTGATCGACGTGGCGCTTCACTGGCAGCAATGGACGCTGTCGTCGCCGGCGCTCGACACGGTGGCCGCGGCGATCGTCGGAGCCGCGCGGGCGGTTCTCGGACGACCGATCAGCGACGGGGGACGTGCTGCCCGTGGCCGAGTGCCGTGA
- a CDS encoding sensor histidine kinase, protein MKRHLRAVPLRVTLVSVLLLLVALGLVGSGVAVTSALQNTLTQRVDEQLMEAASGWARPRGERFLGPPPEEANPQRPPTAFYVRSVAADGTVRTPVNDVGDDQPDLTGVLTATPTTVGSVGDPDESWRTVTVSNEDGQTTVAIPLAGNEAIVSRLVTLQLSIGLAVLVVLGVAAYFLVRRSLRPLQEVEVTAAAIASGDLHRRVPEWNERTEVGRLSAALNGMLAQIQHAFAATEASENAARESENAARASEDRMRRFVADASHELRTPLTTIRGFAELYRQGAMTDTELLMTRIGGESARMGLLVEDLLMLARLDAQRPLDRSPVDLLVIAADAVHDAAATAPERAVSLQVLEGSGVPEVLGDDARLRQVLGNLVGNALRHTPPTASITVAVGTVRETAVLEVRDTGPGLTEDDAERVFERFYRADRSRTRESGGSGLGLSIVSALVAAHSGRVSVASAPGRGATFRVELPLAGRRPGGRVESAGDEPLDQDDGDEEHDHTDQDVEHTPRDGSGEDRRHESRAESEGREPDDAAQRRAEGEPPAR, encoded by the coding sequence GTGAAGCGGCACCTACGCGCCGTCCCGCTCCGCGTCACCCTGGTGTCGGTGCTGCTGCTTCTCGTCGCCCTCGGTCTCGTCGGTTCGGGTGTGGCCGTGACCTCGGCACTGCAGAACACGCTGACCCAACGTGTCGACGAACAGCTCATGGAGGCGGCGTCCGGCTGGGCCAGACCTCGTGGGGAGCGGTTCCTCGGACCTCCCCCCGAGGAGGCGAACCCGCAGCGTCCGCCCACGGCGTTCTACGTCCGCTCGGTGGCGGCGGACGGCACCGTACGTACCCCCGTGAACGATGTCGGGGACGATCAGCCCGATCTGACCGGCGTCCTGACCGCCACGCCGACCACTGTCGGATCGGTCGGCGATCCCGACGAGTCGTGGCGCACGGTGACCGTCTCGAACGAGGACGGCCAGACGACGGTCGCGATTCCGCTGGCAGGCAACGAGGCCATCGTCTCCAGGCTCGTGACTCTGCAACTGTCCATCGGTCTCGCAGTGCTGGTGGTGCTGGGTGTCGCCGCGTACTTCCTGGTGCGCCGGAGCCTGCGGCCGCTGCAGGAGGTGGAGGTGACGGCCGCGGCCATCGCGTCCGGGGATCTGCATCGACGCGTTCCCGAGTGGAACGAGCGCACCGAGGTGGGGCGACTGTCCGCGGCACTCAACGGAATGCTCGCCCAGATCCAGCACGCCTTCGCTGCGACGGAGGCGTCCGAGAACGCCGCGCGCGAGTCCGAGAACGCGGCACGTGCGTCGGAGGACCGGATGCGCCGTTTCGTGGCCGACGCCTCCCACGAGCTCCGGACCCCGCTGACGACGATCCGCGGCTTCGCCGAGCTCTACCGGCAGGGGGCCATGACCGACACCGAGTTGCTGATGACCCGTATCGGGGGAGAGTCGGCGCGGATGGGTCTGCTCGTCGAAGATCTGCTGATGTTGGCGCGGCTGGACGCCCAGCGTCCGCTCGATCGGAGCCCCGTGGACCTCCTCGTGATCGCAGCGGACGCGGTGCACGATGCGGCCGCCACGGCTCCGGAACGAGCCGTGAGTCTGCAGGTGCTCGAGGGCAGCGGCGTGCCGGAGGTGCTGGGGGACGATGCGCGTCTGCGCCAGGTTCTCGGCAACCTGGTGGGCAACGCGCTCCGGCACACCCCGCCGACGGCGTCGATCACCGTGGCGGTCGGAACCGTCCGTGAGACAGCTGTTCTGGAGGTTCGTGACACCGGGCCGGGACTCACCGAGGACGATGCCGAGCGCGTCTTCGAGCGGTTCTATCGGGCGGATCGTTCGCGCACGAGAGAGAGCGGCGGGAGTGGTCTGGGTCTGTCGATCGTGTCCGCGCTGGTCGCGGCCCACAGCGGTCGGGTCTCGGTGGCGAGCGCGCCCGGCCGGGGTGCGACGTTCCGCGTGGAGCTGCCCCTGGCGGGCCGGCGTCCGGGTGGACGGGTGGAGTCAGCCGGAGACGAGCCCCTCGACCAGGACGACGGCGATGAGGAGCATGACCACACCGATCAGGACGTCGAGCACACGCCACGCGACGGGTCTGGCGAAGATCGGCGTCATGAATCGCGCGCCGAATCCGAGGGCCGTGAACCAGACGATGCTGCCCAGCGTCGCGCCGAGGGCGAACCACCAGCGCGCTGA
- a CDS encoding response regulator transcription factor codes for MTTPRPQTTAEAKVLVVDDEPTIVELLSVSLKFQNFEVRTALGGPAALDVARTFRPDALILDVMMPDMDGFGLLRRLRADGIDAPALFLTARDSVEDKVTGLTMGADDYVTKPFSLEEVVARLRVILRRSVRGPEAQPSRLTFADIELDDDTHEVWKAGEPVSLSPTEFTLLRYLMVNSGTVLSKPRILDHVWHYDFGGEVGVVESYVSYLRRKVDTTEPRLIHTLRGVGYVLREPRR; via the coding sequence ATGACGACTCCCCGACCGCAGACCACCGCCGAGGCGAAGGTACTGGTGGTCGACGACGAGCCGACCATCGTCGAACTGCTGTCGGTCAGTCTGAAGTTCCAGAATTTCGAGGTCCGCACGGCGCTGGGTGGGCCCGCGGCTCTGGACGTCGCCCGGACCTTCCGGCCGGACGCGTTGATCCTGGACGTGATGATGCCCGACATGGACGGCTTCGGGCTGCTCCGCCGACTGCGCGCCGACGGTATCGACGCGCCCGCACTGTTCCTCACGGCACGGGACTCTGTGGAGGACAAGGTGACCGGTCTGACCATGGGTGCGGACGACTACGTCACCAAGCCGTTCAGCCTCGAGGAGGTGGTGGCGCGCCTGCGCGTGATCCTGCGCCGGTCGGTTCGCGGTCCGGAGGCGCAGCCGTCACGCCTGACGTTCGCCGACATCGAGCTCGACGACGACACCCACGAGGTGTGGAAGGCGGGCGAACCCGTCTCGTTGTCCCCGACGGAGTTCACGCTCCTGCGCTACCTCATGGTCAATTCCGGGACGGTGCTGTCCAAGCCCCGGATCCTGGACCACGTGTGGCACTACGACTTCGGAGGTGAGGTCGGTGTCGTGGAGTCCTACGTGTCGTACCTGCGCAGGAAGGTCGACACGACGGAACCCCGACTGATCCACACACTGCGAGGCGTCGGCTACGTCCTGCGGGAACCGCGACGGTGA
- a CDS encoding DMT family transporter has product MAWIILVLSGVFEAVWATALGKSEGFTKPIATIVFGTALVVSMGGLAFAMRTIPTGTAYAVWVGIGASLTVVYAMVSGTESATPIRIALIAGLVGCVIGLKLAH; this is encoded by the coding sequence ATGGCATGGATCATTCTGGTGTTGTCGGGCGTGTTCGAGGCCGTCTGGGCCACCGCACTCGGCAAGTCCGAGGGCTTCACGAAGCCCATCGCCACCATCGTCTTCGGTACGGCGCTCGTCGTCAGCATGGGCGGTCTCGCCTTCGCCATGCGGACCATCCCGACCGGCACCGCCTACGCGGTGTGGGTGGGCATCGGCGCCTCGCTCACCGTCGTCTACGCGATGGTGTCCGGCACCGAGTCCGCGACGCCGATCCGCATCGCCCTCATCGCAGGGCTCGTGGGGTGCGTCATCGGACTCAAGCTCGCCCACTGA
- a CDS encoding dienelactone hydrolase family protein, producing MTVIEVDTGTDRIEATLEVPSGEGPWPAVVIVHDVFGMTDDIRSIARRFADQGYVALVPDLYARGGRAKCVTGVFRSLLARSGRAVDDLLACRDTLTARADTTGAVGIVGFCMGGGFALALAPRGFEASAPFYGILPRHIESALEGTCPMVASFGKRDPMLPGAGPKLEKVLQDKGVAHDVVTYPGAGHSFANDFGSGPGALVMRVTGFGYQHEQAEDAFARVFTFFGEHVRSR from the coding sequence ATGACTGTCATCGAGGTCGACACCGGAACAGATCGCATCGAGGCGACACTCGAGGTCCCCTCAGGGGAGGGGCCCTGGCCCGCCGTCGTGATCGTGCACGACGTGTTCGGCATGACCGACGACATCAGGTCCATCGCCCGGCGCTTCGCCGACCAGGGCTACGTCGCGTTGGTGCCGGATCTCTACGCCCGCGGTGGTCGCGCCAAGTGTGTGACAGGAGTGTTCCGGTCGCTTCTCGCGCGCTCGGGCCGGGCGGTGGACGACCTGCTGGCGTGCCGCGACACCCTCACCGCGCGCGCCGACACCACCGGCGCGGTGGGCATCGTCGGGTTCTGCATGGGTGGAGGTTTCGCTCTGGCGCTGGCGCCCCGGGGGTTCGAGGCGAGCGCGCCGTTCTACGGCATCCTGCCCCGTCACATCGAGTCGGCCCTCGAGGGCACGTGCCCGATGGTCGCGAGTTTCGGCAAGCGCGATCCGATGCTGCCGGGCGCGGGCCCGAAGCTCGAGAAGGTGTTGCAGGACAAGGGCGTTGCCCACGACGTCGTGACCTATCCCGGTGCCGGCCACAGTTTCGCGAACGACTTCGGATCGGGTCCGGGTGCACTGGTCATGCGCGTCACCGGATTCGGCTATCAGCACGAGCAGGCCGAGGACGCCTTCGCTCGGGTCTTCACCTTCTTCGGCGAGCACGTCCGGTCGCGCTGA
- the ald gene encoding alanine dehydrogenase, which translates to MRIGIPRELKNHEYRVAASPAGVHDMVVHGHRVVVETEAGAGSSFSDNDFKAAGAEISNSADEVWARAELLLKVKEPIEAEYHRLRSGQVLFTYLHLAASAACTDALVASGTTAIAYETVTGAGGSLPLLAPMSEVAGRLATQAGAYHLMAQTGGRGVLMGGVPGVSPAKVVVIGGGVSGSNAVAMAHGLGADVTVFDLDIAKLRTIDAQYRGQVKTMVSNRWELEQAVVAADLVIGAVLVPGAKAPTVVSNALVARMKAGSVLVDIAIDQGGCFEDSRPTTHDDPTFPVHDSIFYCVANMPGSVPRTSTQALTNATLPFVLALADQGWEQACATVPGLADGLSVHAGNLLSDTVRTALGR; encoded by the coding sequence ATGAGAATCGGCATACCTCGGGAACTGAAGAATCACGAGTACCGGGTGGCGGCGAGCCCGGCGGGAGTGCACGACATGGTCGTGCACGGTCATCGCGTCGTCGTCGAGACCGAGGCGGGCGCGGGATCGTCGTTCTCGGACAACGACTTCAAGGCTGCCGGCGCGGAGATCTCGAACTCGGCCGACGAGGTGTGGGCGCGGGCCGAGTTGCTGCTCAAGGTGAAGGAGCCGATCGAGGCCGAATACCACCGGCTGCGGTCGGGCCAGGTCCTGTTCACCTATCTCCATCTCGCCGCGTCGGCCGCATGCACCGATGCCCTCGTCGCGTCCGGCACCACGGCGATCGCCTACGAGACGGTGACCGGCGCGGGCGGCAGTCTGCCGTTGCTCGCACCGATGAGCGAGGTCGCCGGCCGGCTCGCGACCCAGGCCGGGGCGTATCACCTGATGGCGCAGACAGGCGGCCGCGGTGTGCTGATGGGCGGCGTTCCGGGAGTGAGTCCGGCCAAGGTGGTGGTGATCGGCGGCGGGGTGTCGGGATCCAACGCCGTGGCGATGGCACACGGGCTCGGTGCTGACGTGACGGTGTTCGACCTCGACATCGCCAAGCTGCGAACCATCGACGCGCAGTACCGCGGCCAGGTCAAGACCATGGTGTCGAACAGGTGGGAGCTCGAGCAGGCCGTCGTGGCCGCCGATCTCGTCATCGGGGCGGTCCTCGTCCCGGGTGCCAAGGCCCCGACGGTGGTGTCCAACGCACTGGTCGCACGGATGAAGGCGGGGTCCGTGCTCGTCGACATCGCCATCGATCAGGGCGGGTGTTTCGAGGACTCGCGTCCCACCACGCACGACGATCCCACCTTCCCGGTGCACGATTCGATCTTCTACTGCGTGGCCAACATGCCGGGCTCGGTTCCCCGCACGTCGACGCAGGCGCTGACCAACGCGACGCTCCCGTTCGTTCTCGCTCTCGCCGACCAGGGCTGGGAGCAGGCGTGCGCCACCGTTCCCGGGCTCGCAGACGGTCTCAGCGTGCACGCCGGCAACCTGCTGTCGGACACCGTGAGAACGGCGCTGGGTCGCTAG
- a CDS encoding Lrp/AsnC family transcriptional regulator — MDIESSNTGLSAPVRPNNLRAASLDRIDRVILRELANDARIPNNTLAARAGIAPSTCLGRVRSLVERGVVRGFHADIDPAALGQGLQAMIAVRLLAGARRHLGEFAESFTTFPEVLDVYFIAGADDYLIHVAMTDSAHLRDFVVQNLSAHPSVAATETTLIFEHLRPRLVDEGGPS; from the coding sequence ATGGACATCGAATCGTCGAACACAGGTCTGTCCGCCCCGGTGCGACCGAACAATCTTCGGGCGGCATCTCTGGACCGCATCGATCGCGTCATCCTGCGTGAACTGGCGAACGACGCCCGCATCCCCAACAACACCCTGGCCGCCCGCGCCGGGATCGCCCCGTCGACGTGTCTGGGACGCGTCCGTTCACTGGTCGAGCGCGGGGTCGTCCGCGGTTTCCACGCCGACATCGATCCGGCGGCACTGGGGCAGGGCCTGCAGGCCATGATCGCGGTGCGGCTGCTGGCGGGTGCCCGGCGCCACCTGGGCGAGTTCGCGGAGTCCTTCACGACGTTCCCCGAGGTGCTCGACGTCTACTTCATCGCCGGTGCCGACGACTACCTGATCCACGTCGCGATGACGGACTCTGCGCACCTGAGGGACTTCGTCGTCCAGAACCTCAGTGCTCATCCGTCGGTGGCCGCGACCGAGACCACACTGATCTTCGAGCACCTGCGGCCGCGACTGGTCGACGAGGGCGGACCGAGCTGA